The Quercus robur chromosome 3, dhQueRobu3.1, whole genome shotgun sequence DNA segment CGACATATGCCAGCGTACTTAGCGCTTGCACAAGTATATATGATCTTGCATGGGGTACCCATTTGCATGCTCGGATTGTTCGAATGGAACCAACTATTGATGTTCTAGTTGGTAGTGGTCTGGTTGATATGTATGCAAAATGTGGATGCTTAGAATTTGCTAGGCGGATCTTTGATGGCTTAACAGAACACAATGCAGTCTGTTGGACTTCTTTAATCAGTGGACTTGCACATTTTGGGTTAGAGGAAGAGGCTTTGGAACTGTTTAATCAAATGAGAGAGGCTCCATTTTCCTTGGATGAGTTTACTCTTGCAACAATTCTTGGGGTTTGTTAAGGTCAAAAGTATGTTTCAATTGAGGAGCAGCTACATGGATATACAATCAAGACTGGAATGGATTCCTCTGTTGCTATAGGAAACGCTGTAGTTACGATGTACATAGTGTGGAAATGTACAGAAAGCGAATCATGCATTTGAACTGATGCCAATGAGAGACATAAAATCATGGACAGCAATGATCACCGCATTTTCTGAGATTGGTGATATTGAAAAAGCTCGACAATGTTTTGATCAAATGCCAGAGCAGAATGTCATAAAATGGAATTCAATGTTAGGCACATATACCCAACATGGTTTTTGGGAAGAATGTCTCAAATTGTTTACTTTGATGCAAAGGCAAGGAGTTAAGCATGATTGGGTCACTTTTGCAACTTCAATTAGTGCCTGTGCTGATCTAGCAATACTAAAACTTGGTATCCAAATTGTATCTCAAGCTGAAAAAGGGTTTGGTTCTAATGTTTCAGTTGCAAATAATGTTGTTTCTATGTATTCACAAATCAAAAAATGTGATTTGTTGGAATGCGATAATGGCTGGATATGCTCAAAATGGTCAAGGTAGGAAAGTAATAGAGATTTTTGAGAATATGTTGGAGATGAAATGCTCACCTGATCATATAAGCTATGTATCTGTTCTATCAGCTTGCAGCCATGCAGGGCTTGTAACAGAAGGGAAGCAATGCTTCTATTCCATGACTGAGGATTTTGGCATCTCTCCAACATCTGAACATTTTTCTTGTATGGTGGATCTGCTTGGTCGGGCTGGGTCACTTTAGGAGGCCAAGAATTTGATTGGTGGAATGCCTTTTAAGCCAAATGATGCTATTTGGGGGGCTCTCCTTGGTGCCTGTCGGATCCATTGCGAATCTAAATTAGCCGAAGTTGCAGTGAAGAATTTGGTTGAGTTTGATGCGGAAGAATCTGGAAGTCACATCCTTCTAgcaaatatatatttagattcTGGCAAGTTAGAAAGTGTTGCAGATATGAGAAAACtgatgagagagaaaggaatACGAAAGAATCCTGGTTGTAGTTGGATAGAGGTAGAAAACAGGGTACATGTATTCACTGTAGATGAGACTAATCACCCACAAATGAAGGATATTTACAGAAAGTTggagaagatgatgaagaagatagAAGATACAGGAAACTACAAAAATGCAATTAGGTCACTTCGTGGACAAGGCTACCACAGTGAGAAACTTGCAGTGGCATTTGGTTTGATTAATTTGCCTACTTGGATGCCAATCCATGTAATGAAGAATCTTCGAGTATTTATGCTATGATTGTCACCTGACAATAAAGCTGATTTCCCTTGTTACCTCAAGGAAACTTACAGTGCGTGATGGATACTGATTTCATCATTTCAAGAATGGATTTTGCTGTTGTGGAGATTACTGGTAATCTGAAGTTATTGATTTTGCTCTTGTGGAACCTACTGGTAAtgttctaatttattttatttagaggAATCAGTACattaattttttcccctttcaatTGTGTCCGTGTGCcactatatttttgttatttcaatTGAAGAGGGATAAGAAAGTGAACAGAATAGATAAGTCTTGCAGAACTTATCCCTAAGTGGCTTACCTTTGTTtcctaaaacaaaaattctattCTTCTACAGTTTCATGTAACTATATATTTCTGAGTTTAATATGCATTTTAGATATATCAATATATTTTCACAGGCTTCTTCTCTCTTAACTCCATGCCAAGACCCAGCTGGGATGGATGTGCATCATTAAGAATTTGTAAATTTCATGAAAGCATTcttgaaaagagaaaatttcatcaagaatgtttaaatttcatgaAGATAAAAAGACATGCTAACTATTGACTCCTTGACAAATATGCCAGAGTTCCAAAGATTGAACATCTGGTTACATCAatgatagaaaaaaataaaaataaaataaagaactaAAACTGAGAAGAACAAAGAATCTGTGCAAGACCGAAAAAAGAATCTGTCCAAGACCATAACAACTCATAGAGAAAATAATCAACTCAATGCTTCATCCGGGATGTGGGATCAGCAAACCATGCAGCAAGTAATTCATCAGTATTAGCATTAACAACATGGTCAGATTTGGATTGACTGCATACTTCAACCGGGGGCAGTAGATCAGAAAATATTTGAGTCAATGCTTCATCTGGGGCTTTGAGATTAGCAATCCATGCATCAAAATCTTCATCAATGTCAGCGTCAAGAACATGGTCAgaatttgattgatgacatactACAACCATGGGTGGTAGATCAGAAAATATTTGACTCATTGCTTCATCTAGGGGTGGGAGATTAGCCATCCATGCATCAAGCTCTTTATCAATGTCAGCATCAAGAGCAAGGTCAgattttgattgatgacatactTCAACCATGGGTGGTAGATCAGAAAATATTTGACTCAATGTTTCATCTGGGGATGGGAGATCAGCAGTCCATCCAGAAAACTCGTCATCATCAGCACCAGCATCCAAACTTGGCATCTCAGGCTCAAGGCGCAGCCTTTTTCTGTGTTCTTGGGCGTGGGCATCTACTTGTTCATGTGATATCACAGCAGTTGTATTGAAGCTTGATGCCTcttcagcagcagcagcagcagaaTAAAAACATCTTTTGAACCCTCTTCCTTTGGCCTTCTCACAAACTGAACCTTTATTTTGTTGATCAGCAATATTCTATGCAACAAATTTCTCACAGCTTGGCATTTCAAGCCATATTTTTCCATGTTCATCAAGTGACATCATAGCAGTTGTTCCGTAGTCCTCCTCACAAACCGaccctttattttgtttataaatgacGCAGAGGACTTTGTTGAGTCTTGCAGATCCTTGAACTGCTGTTTTGCCAGCAAGGGAGAACTCATGCATTATCCAATTAGTCTTGTTGAATTTTCCCGAACCAACATCCTTGGCCTTAAAAGAGAGCATCCTGTCGATCCCAATAAGATCGCCCTTAGAATCATGGATTCTTTTGGGCTTGCTTTTTTCAGGCCAGGTTCCACAAGAGGCAGCCTTGCACACACGATTGCCGGTTTTTTTGAGGTTGGTGAACACGTAAAGCTTGCGTTGGAAGGTGTGTAAATGATAGTACGAATGAGAATCATATATTTCCCATGGAGGAATTTTTCCGTATACCTGACAATCATTGACAACACAATGTTTTAGGCGACGGTGTTCTGTGCCGTCTACCTTGCTATTCAAAATGTTTATCAAATCCTCGTCCTTAGGATCAAATCTAAAACCCACACTCATCTTTccaccaaacaaaagaaaatttcaagaaacCAAAGAAACCTTCTTTTCACtgataaaataaacaaaacactCTTCTTGAATTCTTGTCTTGCGCAGAAAGTCTCAAACAAGTACTACGTTAGAAaaagatatatcatatatataggAACTTAGGGCGGCTGGGATAAAGGGCGGTTAAAAGCGATTAAAacttagtttaaaaaaataataactttttaaataattatttaatttgtttttgaactgaTTAGGctagtattatttatgagtGAGAAAATCGAACTTCAGTTTTCCAGTGGGACTATAGGAATAAAAACTTATCagctcaaggaaaaaaaaaaaaaaaaaaaaaaactaaaaacgtGTCATTCAAGTAGAATGAATTTGAGTCAGTATAGCCGAAACCCCTCTTTTTGCTGAATTATAGTCGTATATTCTTCTGACTCTCGAATGAATAAAGAACTTGTAACGCAGTCATTAGACTGTGTTCTTCATGGCACTATTGAAAAACATGAACGAACTCTTTTTCCACCCAATTCTTCCTCTGAAATCCTATATGGGTTAAACTGTATGTTTCTGTTTAATTGGATATTGGGCCATCAACTCCCTCACAATCATATCAAATACAtaagatattaaataaaaactaataatttaaaAGCTCCTACTAAACTCATATTCACACTCTATTTTCCCTGTGGATCTCTTATCTTTTTTACacaccctatttttttttttcttgcttcttttactttttttttttttttttttgaatagaaatttttttaagcatTTAGCAAACTCAAATTCCCCTCAGAGATTTAAAAAGCTTCATTGCATAAAGTGCATGTGATGAGACTAATATTATTTATGGTGTCATAGATagtcgtaaaaaaaaaaaaaaaaaaaaaaaggacaaattcACTTCTTattctaaacaaaaaacaaatcaatcacataatttttaaaataatttttttgtggtCGTTAAAATCCATGAAATcataaataaattcaacaaaaaaattatcttacatatttaattattaagttATATTCAATTtaaagatttatttttgaaaatgacGTACCTaattttgttagaatttttaaaaagaataacaaatctaatttaatagggttttgtttaatatttgattgttttattgaaaagaagataacaaaatttaaatcaacATAGTTCATGGACGGAGGCATGCATTGACTATCGGGGGcaacccacccccccccccccccccccccaaatttttttaaaaaagatattagtatatatatatatatatatatatatttgttatcaATTTTCATCTGAGCTTATCATtcacatcacttttttacttacaaataatcattcactaTATCAGTAATATACTTCTAGCATTTTTCTCAATTtaaaggccattaaaaaatttatagaactaaattctaaaaaaacatatacTAGCCCAAAAACATTTGTGCaataacaaaaatcaccaatagcaaagctaataaaaattaagtttaattaactaattttacTTAAACAAACAATTGgccctttaaaaagttttaaacagaacaattttgtttttattcagTAGACGCACAgatcaaaaactcaaaaaaaaaaaaaaaaaaacctcagtGGCTAAGAAGCTGTTGAGTTAGAAGTCAGAGTCACCCCCCTTAACTTAAAATTGTGGCTCCATCCCTGACATACTTTGACACTATTTCTAAGGCTAAAATGGTCAAATAACACTATTTGACAAAATATGTAAAGATCTACCATtgttttggaaatatatatGAATGTACTACTcttttggaacttgagtttgctatgcaactcgagttccataaacttgagttctttgaaaaaatagttTTCAAGTTTGCCatactatttttttatgaacCTCGAgttcttggaactcgagttacaTAAAAAATTGGTGGCTATTTttcgtggaactcgagtttgtgaaactcgagttgCCAAATAGTGGTATTTAGCCATTTTGGATTTATTTCTAAtcataaatactaaaaatatgttataattaaaaaaattaaatattgatttttacCAGACAACTAAATATATTAGGATTAATAATAATGACgtgaaaaaatatttatacatATTACATATTACATATTTAGTCAAAAGtattaatacaaaataaaattagttgCATGGCTAACGTGGATGGTGGATGATTAAATGAACATCAGCTCTCTAATTCAACCATTTTTTTACATGATGGAACTTAGCCAATAATGTTGTTCTTTAGAGGAAATTGACTTGTGAATAGTTTGTCAAATTTAATTAGACTTACTCATTTTTGAGGTGTAAAATGGATTTTAACTTGTTGCTATGTGGTCTAACATTGTCTACCTAACAGATATTAGTCGAGATCATCCAAGAAAGGTCACTCATGCTTGGATTAATGTTGATGTTCAAGAtgactctttttttctcttcttcttctcttttttttttttttttttttttttttttttttggaagctaAAGCGGGACTCCTTACTATTATTAGCGCTCTTTCTACAAGTTTAGATCATAGGTGTGTGGGAAATTATTATGTACTcccagagtaccataaatgcgtattcTCTCATCTCAcctgaatggtgggtcccactaattaaattcatggttggacccaccattcatgtgagagtagggagtacgcatttatgatactccgggagtacctaataattttcctaggTGTGTTTGTATAAGCTATTCGAAAATTGTGTTTTGAGTTTAAGATGAacgtttgtaaaaaaattataagaaattatGGTTGCAAAACAgagtttttggttttaaaaaccacTATTTTAAACTCCCAAAACACCTAACCAAACCAAGCCCATTTATTTTTAGCACGTGTGTGAGCATATTATAATCttgactatcaaaaaaaaaaaaaaatccactggTTTCATTAATCAAATTGTCAAAGCAACTCTTACTGATGATAATTCTTAATCTACGAGCCTAGTATCTGAAAGTAGTTATACTTTCCATGTTATCATTCACCACCTATAATTAATCCACAATAATGATATGGAAAAATTAACTATACTATTAATTAAGTAGCAACATAAGATATAACATCTAAAAAATTGTACCtagttttctttcctttgtaATTGTACACAAGCTATTATACGAACTCTACATTGGGGGAAATGCATGTCATTTTTCCTGTAG contains these protein-coding regions:
- the LOC126719803 gene encoding uncharacterized protein LOC126719803, translating into MSVGFRFDPKDEDLINILNSKVDGTEHRRLKHCVVNDCQVYGKIPPWEIYDSHSYYHLHTFQRKLYVFTNLKKTGNRVCKAASCGTWPEKSKPKRIHDSKGDLIGIDRMLSFKAKDVGSGKFNKTNWIMHEFSLAGKTAVQGSARLNKVLCVIYKQNKGSVCEEDYGTTAMMSLDEHGKIWLEMPSCSVCEKAKGRGFKRCFYSAAAAAEEASSFNTTAVISHEQVDAHAQEHRKRLRLEPEMPSLDAGADDDEFSGWTADLPSPDETLSQIFSDLPPMVEVCHQSKSDLALDADIDKELDAWMANLPPLDEAMSQIFSDLPPMVVVCHQSNSDHVLDADIDEDFDAWIANLKAPDEALTQIFSDLLPPVEVCSQSKSDHVVNANTDELLAAWFADPTSRMKH